The Rhineura floridana isolate rRhiFlo1 chromosome 8, rRhiFlo1.hap2, whole genome shotgun sequence genome includes a region encoding these proteins:
- the NUDT9 gene encoding ADP-ribose pyrophosphatase, mitochondrial isoform X2 translates to MSNYKDPKENGHNKARTSPYPGSKVERSKVPNDKMDWLIEWEDYSPVGYTAPSVLAGPNWADPEIGTKNFAPKFNEKDGQVQRKSQNGLYKVENGRPRNPVGRTGIVGQGLLGRWGPNHAADPLITRWKRDSRGNKIVHAASGKNILQFIAIKRKDCGEWAIPGGMVDPGEKLSAALKREFSEEALNSLQKTEAEKEELEKQLNRLFSQDHFVVYKGYVDDPRNTDNAWMETEAVNYHDETGEAMDNLHLEAGDDAGKVKWIDISEKLKLYASHADFVRLVAEQRGAHWREDPGLPSRGGDQSIN, encoded by the exons ATGTCAAATTATAAAGATCCTAAAGAAAATGGGCATAACAAAGCGAGGACCTCCCCATATCCAGGATCAAAAGTTGAACGCAGCAAAGTTCCCAATGATAAGATGGATTGGTTAATTGAATGGGAGGACTACAGTCCTGTGGGATATACTGCACCGTCTGTTTTGGCAGGACCTAACTGGGCAGATCCAGAGATTGG GACAAAAAACTTTGCTCCAAAGTTCAACGAGAAGGATGGGCAAGTGCAGAGGAAGAGCCAGAACGGCTTATATAAAGTGGAAAATGGGAGGCCCAG GAATCCTGTAGGCAGGACAGGGATAGTGGGCCAAGGTCTCTTGGGGCGCTGGGGACCAAATCACGCTGCAGATCCTCTTATAACCAG ATGGAAGAGAGATAGCCGTGGCAATAAAATAGTCCACGCAGCATCCGGCAAAAACATCTTGCAGTTCATCGCAATCAAAAGGAAGGACTGTGGGGAATGGGCCATTCCAGGG GGAATGGTAGACCCAGGGGAAAAATTGTCAGCTGCACTAAAACGAGAATTTAGTGAGGAGGCCTTGAACTCCTTACAGAAAACTGAGGCTGAGAAGGAGGAGCTGGAGAAACAACTGAATAGGTTGTTCAGTCAAGATCACTTTGTG GTATATAAGGGTTATGTGGATGATCCTCGTAACACAGACAATGCTTGGATGGAGACAGAAGCAGTCAACTACCATGATGAAACTG GTGAAGCAATGGATAACTTGCACTTGGAAGCAGGAGACGATGCTGGGAAAGTGAAATGGATTGACATTAGTGAAAAGCTGAAACTGTATGCCAGTCATGCTGACTTCGTCAGACTTGTAGCAGAGCAAAGAGGAGCTCACTGGAGGGAAGATCCTGGTTTGCCATCAAGGGGTGGAGATCAAAGCATAAATTAA
- the NUDT9 gene encoding ADP-ribose pyrophosphatase, mitochondrial isoform X1, with translation MARGFLARTVTVVSLTVTLTAGAARSSSCHYFYPLFQAARNLACSPFSEGWFHSDAAKMSNYKDPKENGHNKARTSPYPGSKVERSKVPNDKMDWLIEWEDYSPVGYTAPSVLAGPNWADPEIGTKNFAPKFNEKDGQVQRKSQNGLYKVENGRPRNPVGRTGIVGQGLLGRWGPNHAADPLITRWKRDSRGNKIVHAASGKNILQFIAIKRKDCGEWAIPGGMVDPGEKLSAALKREFSEEALNSLQKTEAEKEELEKQLNRLFSQDHFVVYKGYVDDPRNTDNAWMETEAVNYHDETGEAMDNLHLEAGDDAGKVKWIDISEKLKLYASHADFVRLVAEQRGAHWREDPGLPSRGGDQSIN, from the exons ATGGCAAGGGGCTTCCTGGCCCGGACTGTTACCGTGGTTTCGCTCACTGTTACTCTAACTGCTGGTGCTGCTAGGTCTTCTTCCTGCCATTACTTCTACCCACTATTCCAAGCAGCCAGGAATCTAGCCTGCAG CCCATTTTCAGAAGGTTGGTTCCACAGTGACGCTGCCAAAATGTCAAATTATAAAGATCCTAAAGAAAATGGGCATAACAAAGCGAGGACCTCCCCATATCCAGGATCAAAAGTTGAACGCAGCAAAGTTCCCAATGATAAGATGGATTGGTTAATTGAATGGGAGGACTACAGTCCTGTGGGATATACTGCACCGTCTGTTTTGGCAGGACCTAACTGGGCAGATCCAGAGATTGG GACAAAAAACTTTGCTCCAAAGTTCAACGAGAAGGATGGGCAAGTGCAGAGGAAGAGCCAGAACGGCTTATATAAAGTGGAAAATGGGAGGCCCAG GAATCCTGTAGGCAGGACAGGGATAGTGGGCCAAGGTCTCTTGGGGCGCTGGGGACCAAATCACGCTGCAGATCCTCTTATAACCAG ATGGAAGAGAGATAGCCGTGGCAATAAAATAGTCCACGCAGCATCCGGCAAAAACATCTTGCAGTTCATCGCAATCAAAAGGAAGGACTGTGGGGAATGGGCCATTCCAGGG GGAATGGTAGACCCAGGGGAAAAATTGTCAGCTGCACTAAAACGAGAATTTAGTGAGGAGGCCTTGAACTCCTTACAGAAAACTGAGGCTGAGAAGGAGGAGCTGGAGAAACAACTGAATAGGTTGTTCAGTCAAGATCACTTTGTG GTATATAAGGGTTATGTGGATGATCCTCGTAACACAGACAATGCTTGGATGGAGACAGAAGCAGTCAACTACCATGATGAAACTG GTGAAGCAATGGATAACTTGCACTTGGAAGCAGGAGACGATGCTGGGAAAGTGAAATGGATTGACATTAGTGAAAAGCTGAAACTGTATGCCAGTCATGCTGACTTCGTCAGACTTGTAGCAGAGCAAAGAGGAGCTCACTGGAGGGAAGATCCTGGTTTGCCATCAAGGGGTGGAGATCAAAGCATAAATTAA